One window of Papaver somniferum cultivar HN1 chromosome 9, ASM357369v1, whole genome shotgun sequence genomic DNA carries:
- the LOC113311597 gene encoding uncharacterized protein LOC113311597, with product MAPKKKAGPKKIVLYFLKHGPVSFALSTHRCFSSTPTTTFADQSCPNKQDVKIPVRAYFFNTSIDLKGLVNENEVNFIPSTTPATNNVVLRFGDTGSSPPGSLNNGGYSYMSVFPYGSIVLFNIPDHDINKYLNIVERHTSGFPRKDNNYMLCNKSMNYEVIEKPDLPVRMQGGFDYIMLQELNPSGIQIIGSIIGQSVALKHYIRQVDGVMFGLSKLNYRKNLSSKKVNKLVGKANCSLADAALKLVWSTRNSSPMHTLRIGLFESLSRSNSAEYAEMWEYLRSKFKLSKRYPGLDFMFEFKDLNLDLALDELIGKDVSPMPMLVRDSSFTVFYFTCWDPVVTFLEDLLGMPDPIREVTAVA from the exons ATGGCTCCCAAAAAAAAGGCTGGTCCCAAGAAAATCGTTCTTTATTTTCTGAAGCATGGACCTGTGAGTT ttgctcttagcacCCATCGATGTTTCTCTTCGACTCCGACAACTACATTTGCCGATCAAAGTTGCCCTAATAAACAAGATGTCAAAATTCCTGTTAGGGCTTATTTCTTCAATACTAG tattGATTTAAAAGGTTTAGTGAATGAGAATGAAGTCAATTTTATACCATCTACTACTCCAGCGACTAACAATGTGGTTTTAAGATTCGGTGATACTGGTTCTTCTCCTCCT GGTAGCTTAAATAATGGGGGTTACTCGTATATGTCAGTTTTCCCCTATGGATCAATTGTACTGTTTAATATTCCTGATCATGACATCAACAAGTACCTCAACATTGTGGAAAGGCATACTTCAGGGTTTCCCAGAAAGGATAACAACTATATGCTGTGCAATAAATCTATGA ATTATGAGGTGATAGAGAAGCCAGATTTGCCCGTGAGGATGCAAGGCGGGTTTGATTATATAATGCTGCAGGAATTGAACCCTTCTGGGATTCAAATAATTGGTAGTATTATTGGTCAAAGTGTCGCTCTTAAGCACTATATTCGGCAG GTTGATGGAGTGATGTTTGGTTTATCAAAATTAAACTACCGAAAGAATCTATCCAGTAAAAAGGTTAATAAACTTGTTGGTAAGGCAAATTGTAGTCTAGCTGATGCTGCTCTGAAACTCGTGTGGTCCACGCGGAATTCGAGTCCTATGCATACTCTTAGGATTGGGCTTTTTGAGAG CCTGTCGAGGTCAAACAGTGCAGAATATGCCGAGATGTGGGAGTACCTCCGAAGTAAATTTAAATTGTCCAAGAGATATCCAGGCCTTGATTTCATGTTTGAGTTTAAGGAT CTCAATTTGGACTTGGCTCTCGATGAATtgatcggaaaggatgtttcacCAATGCCAATGCTTGTACGTGATAGCAGTTTCACAGTGTTTTACTTTACATGTTGGGACCCAGTAGTCACATTTTTAGAAGACCTTTTGGGCATGCCAGATCCAATAAGGGAAGTCACTGCAGTTGCATAA
- the LOC113308131 gene encoding V-type proton ATPase subunit G1-like produces the protein MESSRQGGGIQQLLAAEQEAQHIVNEARNLKTARLKQAKEEAEREIAQYRAQVEADFQRKLEETSGDSGANVKRLEHETEAKIGNLTGESERISSDVVQMLLRHVTSVKN, from the exons ATGGAATCAAGCCGTCAAGGTGGTGGAATTCAACAGCTCCTAGCTGCAGAACAAGAAGCTCAGCACATCGTCAATGAGGCTAGAAATT TAAAAACGGCTAGGTTGAAACAAGCCAAAGAAGAGGCTGAAAGGGAGATCGCTCAATACCGTGCTCAAGTGGAAGCTGACTTTCAGAGAAAACTTGAAGAG ACTAGTGGAGATTCAGGTGCCAACGTGAAGCGTCTAGAGCATGAAACTGAAGCAAAGATTGGCAACCTAACTGGAGAGTCTGAGAGGATATCCAGTGATGTTGTTCAGATGCTCCTAAGGCATGTGACAAGCGTGAAAAACTGA